A genomic stretch from Echeneis naucrates chromosome 6, fEcheNa1.1, whole genome shotgun sequence includes:
- the ano10a gene encoding anoctamin-10 isoform X2 — MESLDYCDPGFTPLVVLELTSETKEEAIGWLLRRIRDLQQNGGAELLVEQLGPGVGAQEKENPNMFLVGASQQRLLSGAEDVGLFKECSDGSMRAFTCTNKHKFKDFKGDGDSFLSMAECQYIIKHELDTLRARDETHVPGYTEVKLYPGKSIIRRLQSKGILIQLFPLHEKEELKRLSFSWYKKVKLSFQPLDDIRHYYGEGQAFYFGFLEYFTFALVPMALIGVPYYLFDWEGYDKYVVFAMFNLIWCTVILELWKRYSASLAYHWGTLSRKKAFEEPRPGFHGVLGFNPVTGREEPIYPNAKRQLRIYLVSVPFVLLCLYLSLYVMMIYFQMEAWALSVHDDEPTFWAGILIFIPSIIYAVVIEIMNLIYRYAAEFLTEWENHRLESSYQNHLVLKVLVFNFFNCFASLFYIAFVMQDMVLLRQSLATLLITSQILNQFMEACLPYWLQRRRNKKMINRVRKRRTLEDKELPLVEQVRLEADMSMYLGTFDDYLEQFLLFGYVSLFSCVYPLAAVLVVLNNFTEVYSDAFKMCRVFKRPFSDPAANIGVWQLAFEAMSVIAVVTNFALIGISPQVKAYFSDSETQLILWTVAIEHVLLAFKFLLAFLIPDIPKHIQIRLSRLEFESLEALKKKKMLEASELSKKQ; from the exons ATGGAGTCCCTTGATTATTGTGACCCCGGGTTTACCCCTCTGGTGGTACTGGAGCTGACCTCAGAAACCAAAGAGGAGGCGATTGGATGGCTACTGAGGAGGATAAGAGACCTACAGCAGAATGGAG GTGCTGAACTCCTTGTGGAGCAGCTGGGCCCTGGAGTCGGGGCTCAGGAGAAGGAAAACCCTAACATGTTCCTGGTGGGGGCATCCCAGCAGAGGCTGCTCTCTGGTGCTGAAGATGTTGGCCTCTTCAAGGAATGTAGTGATGGATCAATGAGAGCCTTCACCTGCactaacaaacacaaatttaaagaCTTTAAAG GGGATGGAGACAGCTTCCTCAGCATGGCCGAGTGTCAGTACATAATTAAACACGAGCTTGACACATTAAGAGCCAGAGATGAGACTCATGTGCCAGGATACACAGAGGTCAAACTCTACCCTGGAAAATCTATCA TTCGTAGACTTCAGTCCAAAGGCATCTTGATCCAGCTGTTTCCTCTCCATGAGAAGGAAGAACTGAAGAGATTATCATTTTCTTGGtataaaaaagtgaaattgtcCTTTCAGCCTCTTG ATGATATCAGACACTATTATGGTGAGGGCCAGGCCTTCTACTTTGGCTTCCTGGAGTACTTCACCTTTGCCTTGGTGCCCATGGCACTGATTGGGGTGCCTTACTATCTGTTTGACTGGGAGGGTTACGACAAATACGTGGTCTTTGCTATGTTTAACCTGATCTGGTGTACGGTCATTTTGGAG TTATGGAAGCGATACAGTGCTTCTCTTGCCTACCACTGGGGAACACTGAGTAGGAAGAAGGCCTTTGAAGAACCTCGTCCTGGTTTTCACGGTGTCCTCGGGTTCAACCCTGTGACGGGCCGAGAGGAGCCCATCTACCCCAACGCTAAGAGGCAGCTCCGGATCTACCTTGTGTCTGTGCCCTttgtgctgctctgtctctatctgtctctctacGTCATGATGATCTACTTTCAGATGGAGGCATGGGCGCTGTCAGTCCATGATGATGAACCCACATTCTGGGCAGGAATACTGATATTTATCCCCAGTATTATCTATGCTGTGGTCATAGAGATTATGAACCTAATCTACAGGTATGCAGCGGAGTTCCTTACAGAGTGGg AGAATCACCGTCTAGAGTCCTCATATCAAAATCACTTGGTCCTCAAAGTATTAGTA ttcAATTTCTTCAACTGTTTTGCCTCGTTGTTCTACATTGCCTTTGTCATGCAGGACATGGTGTTACTGAGACAG AGTTTGGCCACCCTGCTGATCACAAGTCAGATCTTAAATCAGTTCATGGAGGCCTGCCTACCCTATTGGCTCCAGAGGAGACGTAACAAGAAAATGATCAACAGAGTCCGAAAGAGAAGAACTCTGGAGGACAAAGAACTTCCTCTGGTTGAACAGGTCCGGTTGGAGGCTGACATGAGCATGTATTTG gGAACATTTGATGACTACCTGGAGCagtttctgctgtttggttacGTCAGCCTTTTCTCATGTGTCTACCCTCTGGCTGCTGTCCTGGTGGTGCTGAACAACTTCACTGAGGTTTATTCTGATGCCTTCAAGATGTGTCGTGTGTTCAAACGGCCCTTTTCCGACCCAGCAGCAAACATAGGCGTGTGGCAG CTTGCCTTTGAGGCCATGAGTGTGATAGCAGTCGTGACCAACTTTGCTCTGATTGGCATATCTCCACAAGTCAAGGCATACTTCTCTGACTCGGAGACACAGCTCATCCTTTGGACAGTTGCCATCGAG CATGTACTCCTGGCCTTCAAATTCCTGCTGGCCTTCCTCATCCCAGATATACCCAAACACATCCAGATCAGACTATCCCGGCTGGAGTTTGAATCCCTGGAGGCCCTCAAGAAAAAG
- the ano10a gene encoding anoctamin-10 isoform X1 has protein sequence MESLDYCDPGFTPLVVLELTSETKEEAIGWLLRRIRDLQQNGGAELLVEQLGPGVGAQEKENPNMFLVGASQQRLLSGAEDVGLFKECSDGSMRAFTCTNKHKFKDFKGDGDSFLSMAECQYIIKHELDTLRARDETHVPGYTEVKLYPGKSIIRRLQSKGILIQLFPLHEKEELKRLSFSWYKKVKLSFQPLDDIRHYYGEGQAFYFGFLEYFTFALVPMALIGVPYYLFDWEGYDKYVVFAMFNLIWCTVILELWKRYSASLAYHWGTLSRKKAFEEPRPGFHGVLGFNPVTGREEPIYPNAKRQLRIYLVSVPFVLLCLYLSLYVMMIYFQMEAWALSVHDDEPTFWAGILIFIPSIIYAVVIEIMNLIYRYAAEFLTEWENHRLESSYQNHLVLKVLVFNFFNCFASLFYIAFVMQDMVLLRQSLATLLITSQILNQFMEACLPYWLQRRRNKKMINRVRKRRTLEDKELPLVEQVRLEADMSMYLGTFDDYLEQFLLFGYVSLFSCVYPLAAVLVVLNNFTEVYSDAFKMCRVFKRPFSDPAANIGVWQLAFEAMSVIAVVTNFALIGISPQVKAYFSDSETQLILWTVAIEHVLLAFKFLLAFLIPDIPKHIQIRLSRLEFESLEALKKKRLLHGGKCWRPRSSVRSSEEERKLYRY, from the exons ATGGAGTCCCTTGATTATTGTGACCCCGGGTTTACCCCTCTGGTGGTACTGGAGCTGACCTCAGAAACCAAAGAGGAGGCGATTGGATGGCTACTGAGGAGGATAAGAGACCTACAGCAGAATGGAG GTGCTGAACTCCTTGTGGAGCAGCTGGGCCCTGGAGTCGGGGCTCAGGAGAAGGAAAACCCTAACATGTTCCTGGTGGGGGCATCCCAGCAGAGGCTGCTCTCTGGTGCTGAAGATGTTGGCCTCTTCAAGGAATGTAGTGATGGATCAATGAGAGCCTTCACCTGCactaacaaacacaaatttaaagaCTTTAAAG GGGATGGAGACAGCTTCCTCAGCATGGCCGAGTGTCAGTACATAATTAAACACGAGCTTGACACATTAAGAGCCAGAGATGAGACTCATGTGCCAGGATACACAGAGGTCAAACTCTACCCTGGAAAATCTATCA TTCGTAGACTTCAGTCCAAAGGCATCTTGATCCAGCTGTTTCCTCTCCATGAGAAGGAAGAACTGAAGAGATTATCATTTTCTTGGtataaaaaagtgaaattgtcCTTTCAGCCTCTTG ATGATATCAGACACTATTATGGTGAGGGCCAGGCCTTCTACTTTGGCTTCCTGGAGTACTTCACCTTTGCCTTGGTGCCCATGGCACTGATTGGGGTGCCTTACTATCTGTTTGACTGGGAGGGTTACGACAAATACGTGGTCTTTGCTATGTTTAACCTGATCTGGTGTACGGTCATTTTGGAG TTATGGAAGCGATACAGTGCTTCTCTTGCCTACCACTGGGGAACACTGAGTAGGAAGAAGGCCTTTGAAGAACCTCGTCCTGGTTTTCACGGTGTCCTCGGGTTCAACCCTGTGACGGGCCGAGAGGAGCCCATCTACCCCAACGCTAAGAGGCAGCTCCGGATCTACCTTGTGTCTGTGCCCTttgtgctgctctgtctctatctgtctctctacGTCATGATGATCTACTTTCAGATGGAGGCATGGGCGCTGTCAGTCCATGATGATGAACCCACATTCTGGGCAGGAATACTGATATTTATCCCCAGTATTATCTATGCTGTGGTCATAGAGATTATGAACCTAATCTACAGGTATGCAGCGGAGTTCCTTACAGAGTGGg AGAATCACCGTCTAGAGTCCTCATATCAAAATCACTTGGTCCTCAAAGTATTAGTA ttcAATTTCTTCAACTGTTTTGCCTCGTTGTTCTACATTGCCTTTGTCATGCAGGACATGGTGTTACTGAGACAG AGTTTGGCCACCCTGCTGATCACAAGTCAGATCTTAAATCAGTTCATGGAGGCCTGCCTACCCTATTGGCTCCAGAGGAGACGTAACAAGAAAATGATCAACAGAGTCCGAAAGAGAAGAACTCTGGAGGACAAAGAACTTCCTCTGGTTGAACAGGTCCGGTTGGAGGCTGACATGAGCATGTATTTG gGAACATTTGATGACTACCTGGAGCagtttctgctgtttggttacGTCAGCCTTTTCTCATGTGTCTACCCTCTGGCTGCTGTCCTGGTGGTGCTGAACAACTTCACTGAGGTTTATTCTGATGCCTTCAAGATGTGTCGTGTGTTCAAACGGCCCTTTTCCGACCCAGCAGCAAACATAGGCGTGTGGCAG CTTGCCTTTGAGGCCATGAGTGTGATAGCAGTCGTGACCAACTTTGCTCTGATTGGCATATCTCCACAAGTCAAGGCATACTTCTCTGACTCGGAGACACAGCTCATCCTTTGGACAGTTGCCATCGAG CATGTACTCCTGGCCTTCAAATTCCTGCTGGCCTTCCTCATCCCAGATATACCCAAACACATCCAGATCAGACTATCCCGGCTGGAGTTTGAATCCCTGGAGGCCCTCAAGAAAAAG
- the ano10a gene encoding anoctamin-10 isoform X3, with protein sequence MESLDYCDPGFTPLVVLELTSETKEEAIGWLLRRIRDLQQNGGAELLVEQLGPGVGAQEKENPNMFLVGASQQRLLSGAEDVGLFKECSDGSMRAFTCTNKHKFKDFKGDGDSFLSMAECQYIIKHELDTLRARDETHVPGYTEVKLYPGKSIIRRLQSKGILIQLFPLHEKEELKRLSFSWYKKVKLSFQPLDDIRHYYGEGQAFYFGFLEYFTFALVPMALIGVPYYLFDWEGYDKYVVFAMFNLIWCTVILELWKRYSASLAYHWGTLSRKKAFEEPRPGFHGVLGFNPVTGREEPIYPNAKRQLRIYLVSVPFVLLCLYLSLYVMMIYFQMEAWALSVHDDEPTFWAGILIFIPSIIYAVVIEIMNLIYRYAAEFLTEWENHRLESSYQNHLVLKVLVFNFFNCFASLFYIAFVMQDMVLLRQSLATLLITSQILNQFMEACLPYWLQRRRNKKMINRVRKRRTLEDKELPLVEQVRLEADMSMYLGTFDDYLEQFLLFGYVSLFSCVYPLAAVLVVLNNFTEVYSDAFKMCRVFKRPFSDPAANIGVWQQAHPPNTSNILKNSSY encoded by the exons ATGGAGTCCCTTGATTATTGTGACCCCGGGTTTACCCCTCTGGTGGTACTGGAGCTGACCTCAGAAACCAAAGAGGAGGCGATTGGATGGCTACTGAGGAGGATAAGAGACCTACAGCAGAATGGAG GTGCTGAACTCCTTGTGGAGCAGCTGGGCCCTGGAGTCGGGGCTCAGGAGAAGGAAAACCCTAACATGTTCCTGGTGGGGGCATCCCAGCAGAGGCTGCTCTCTGGTGCTGAAGATGTTGGCCTCTTCAAGGAATGTAGTGATGGATCAATGAGAGCCTTCACCTGCactaacaaacacaaatttaaagaCTTTAAAG GGGATGGAGACAGCTTCCTCAGCATGGCCGAGTGTCAGTACATAATTAAACACGAGCTTGACACATTAAGAGCCAGAGATGAGACTCATGTGCCAGGATACACAGAGGTCAAACTCTACCCTGGAAAATCTATCA TTCGTAGACTTCAGTCCAAAGGCATCTTGATCCAGCTGTTTCCTCTCCATGAGAAGGAAGAACTGAAGAGATTATCATTTTCTTGGtataaaaaagtgaaattgtcCTTTCAGCCTCTTG ATGATATCAGACACTATTATGGTGAGGGCCAGGCCTTCTACTTTGGCTTCCTGGAGTACTTCACCTTTGCCTTGGTGCCCATGGCACTGATTGGGGTGCCTTACTATCTGTTTGACTGGGAGGGTTACGACAAATACGTGGTCTTTGCTATGTTTAACCTGATCTGGTGTACGGTCATTTTGGAG TTATGGAAGCGATACAGTGCTTCTCTTGCCTACCACTGGGGAACACTGAGTAGGAAGAAGGCCTTTGAAGAACCTCGTCCTGGTTTTCACGGTGTCCTCGGGTTCAACCCTGTGACGGGCCGAGAGGAGCCCATCTACCCCAACGCTAAGAGGCAGCTCCGGATCTACCTTGTGTCTGTGCCCTttgtgctgctctgtctctatctgtctctctacGTCATGATGATCTACTTTCAGATGGAGGCATGGGCGCTGTCAGTCCATGATGATGAACCCACATTCTGGGCAGGAATACTGATATTTATCCCCAGTATTATCTATGCTGTGGTCATAGAGATTATGAACCTAATCTACAGGTATGCAGCGGAGTTCCTTACAGAGTGGg AGAATCACCGTCTAGAGTCCTCATATCAAAATCACTTGGTCCTCAAAGTATTAGTA ttcAATTTCTTCAACTGTTTTGCCTCGTTGTTCTACATTGCCTTTGTCATGCAGGACATGGTGTTACTGAGACAG AGTTTGGCCACCCTGCTGATCACAAGTCAGATCTTAAATCAGTTCATGGAGGCCTGCCTACCCTATTGGCTCCAGAGGAGACGTAACAAGAAAATGATCAACAGAGTCCGAAAGAGAAGAACTCTGGAGGACAAAGAACTTCCTCTGGTTGAACAGGTCCGGTTGGAGGCTGACATGAGCATGTATTTG gGAACATTTGATGACTACCTGGAGCagtttctgctgtttggttacGTCAGCCTTTTCTCATGTGTCTACCCTCTGGCTGCTGTCCTGGTGGTGCTGAACAACTTCACTGAGGTTTATTCTGATGCCTTCAAGATGTGTCGTGTGTTCAAACGGCCCTTTTCCGACCCAGCAGCAAACATAGGCGTGTGGCAG caagCCCATCCTCCCAACACCTCTAATATCCTTAAAAATAGCTCTTACTAG
- the abhd5a gene encoding 1-acylglycerol-3-phosphate O-acyltransferase ABHD5, translated as MAEQAAAANTGLPHRMLSAVGVDGLFSGLWGYVDSTVKWCWIPSWLPSWCPTSKSQLQTAEDKMLRCVDIPFSKEYVPISSGNQLWTLIFSNDGVKDKTPMVLLHGFGGGVGLWAQNLDALSQRRPIFALDLLGFGRSSRPQFSSDAQQAEEEFVDSLEQWRVKMGLESIILLGHNLGGYLAVSYSIKYPDRVKHIVLVEPWGFPERPDTVETDHPIPIWIKALGSMFNPFNPLAGLRLVGPLGPTLIQTLRPDLKRKFSSMFSDNTVSEYIYHLNAQTPSGETAFKNMTVPYGWAKRPMLHRMDQLEPLIPITIIYGSRSNVDSNSGSTIKAMRPHSCVEIITIRGAGHYVYADQPEDFNQRVLCACDKVA; from the exons ATGGCAGAGCAGGCGGCAGCGGCTAATACAGG GCTACCTCACAGAATGCTGTCTGCGGTGGGTGTCGACGGGCTTTTCAGCGGTTTGTGGGGTTATGTGGACTCCACGGTGAA GTGGTGCTGGATCCCCAGTTGGTTACCATCGTGGTGTCCCACTTCTAAAAGCCAGCTGCAGACTGCAGAGGACAAGATGCTAAGAT GTGTAGACATTCCTTTCTCCAAAGAGTACGTCCCTATCTCCAGTGGCAACCAGCTGTGGACCCTGATCTTTAGCAACGATGGCGTCAAAGACAAAACTCCCATGGTTCTGCTTCATGGGTTCGGAGGTGGTGTGGGCCTTTGGGCTCAAAACCTTGATGCTCTCTCTCAGCGTCGGCCTATCTTTGCTCTGGACCTGCTGGGCTTTGGACGCAGCAGCAGACCCCAGTTTTCCTCAGATGCCCAACAAGCAGAGGAAGAGTTTGTGGACTCTTTAGAACAGTGGAGGGTTAAAATGGGTCTTGAGTCCATAATCCTGCTGGGACACAACCTTGGAGGATACCTGGCTGTTTCATACTCTATTAAATACCCAGACAG GGTGAAGCATATAGTCCTGGTGGAGCCCTGGGGTTTTCCTGAGCGTCCAGACACAGTAGAGACCGACCACCCCATTCCTATTTGGATCAAAGCCCTCGGATCCATGTTCAATCCCTTTAACCCACTGGCTGGCCTGCGACTGGTAGGACCGCTGG GTCCCACCCTTATCCAGACTCTGAGACCTGACCTCAAGAGAAAGTTCTCCTCCATGTTCAGCGACAACACTGTGTCAGAGTACATCTACCACCTGAATGCACAAACCCCCAG TGGGGAAACAGCATTTAAGAACATGACTGTGCCTTACGGCTGGGCCAAGAGGCCGATGCTGCACAGGATGGATCAGCTGGAGCCTTTGATCCCCATCACCATCATCTACGGCTCCCGCTCCAACGTAGACAGCAACTCAGGCAGCACAATAAAAGCAATGAGACCACACTCTTGTGTGGAGATAATA ACAATCCGTGGTGCTGGACACTACGTGTACGCCGACCAGCCAGAAGACTTCAACCAGCGagttctgtgtgcatgtgacaaAGTAGCCTGA